A region of Planococcus sp. MSAK28401 DNA encodes the following proteins:
- the zupT gene encoding zinc transporter ZupT — MDSTVLFALGLTLFAGLATGIGSLIAFFASRTNTKFLSVSLGFSAGVMIYVSMIEIFFKAKDSLTAAQGETAGYWLTLAGFFGGMVFMAVLDRILPQMGNPHEVRTVEDMDDGPTNDEYARLRKMGIFTALAIAIHNFPEGIATFMSAIQDPALGIAIAIAVAIHNIPEGIAVSVPIYYATGSRKKAFQYSFLSGVSEPVGAIAAWLFLMPFLSDTLFGIIFAGVAGIMVFISLDELLPAAKRYDEAHLSIYGLVAGMAVMALSLVLLA, encoded by the coding sequence ATGGACAGTACGGTTTTATTCGCGCTTGGCTTGACGCTGTTTGCGGGGCTGGCAACCGGGATCGGCAGTCTGATCGCATTTTTTGCTTCGCGCACCAATACAAAGTTTTTGTCAGTGTCGCTCGGGTTCTCGGCCGGGGTCATGATTTATGTCTCCATGATCGAGATTTTCTTCAAAGCGAAAGATTCGCTGACGGCTGCTCAAGGAGAGACGGCAGGTTACTGGCTAACGCTCGCCGGCTTTTTCGGCGGCATGGTGTTCATGGCGGTACTTGACCGAATACTGCCACAGATGGGGAATCCCCATGAAGTGCGCACTGTAGAAGATATGGACGATGGCCCGACCAATGATGAATACGCGCGTCTCCGCAAGATGGGGATTTTCACGGCGCTGGCCATTGCCATCCACAATTTCCCTGAAGGCATCGCGACATTCATGTCAGCGATCCAAGACCCTGCCCTCGGCATCGCCATTGCAATTGCCGTGGCAATCCACAACATACCTGAAGGCATTGCGGTGTCGGTACCGATCTATTACGCGACGGGCAGCCGCAAGAAAGCGTTCCAATACAGTTTTCTCTCGGGGGTATCTGAACCGGTTGGCGCGATTGCCGCTTGGCTATTCTTGATGCCTTTCCTCAGTGATACTTTGTTTGGCATCATCTTCGCGGGCGTTGCAGGGATCATGGTGTTCATCTCGTTGGATGAATTATTGCCGGCAGCGAAGCGTTATGACGAAGCCCATTTATCGATTTATGGATTGGTTGCCGGAATGGCGGTCATGGCTCTCAGCCTCGTCCTTCTTGCGTAA
- a CDS encoding DUF4003 family protein produces the protein MEAKKIEETYGRVSKALGWAADKQVSLAVTMIYLSRGHEFDEDAHREVSQLIKKKEGFTSPLRAHLHHIVTAYLVLGDEPAEEGLAKLNINQQALNDSKFWKSAYTYLASLMMESPEQAERSRELYNAMKTYHPFLTSSEDIPYVALLSNREGDVRERAETMNRYYKELRTQGFSAGNHLQWLSQVMTFDSPAFQAEVAGRVVAIRDFLKAERIKVRGEHYPLLGFLAIANADGAALAAVVETARALEASKLFRWYGQWVLPSAVQLTMTESVELRESEAAVFSASVEMLMQAQQAAMMLGVSAAIASSNNSGS, from the coding sequence ATGGAAGCCAAAAAAATCGAAGAAACTTATGGTCGAGTCTCAAAAGCACTTGGTTGGGCGGCAGACAAGCAAGTGTCGCTTGCTGTGACAATGATTTATTTGAGCCGCGGGCATGAATTCGATGAGGATGCACATCGCGAAGTTTCTCAACTCATTAAAAAGAAAGAAGGGTTCACATCGCCGCTGCGCGCACATCTCCATCACATTGTGACGGCATATCTGGTGCTCGGGGATGAGCCGGCGGAAGAAGGGCTGGCCAAGCTCAATATCAATCAACAGGCACTGAACGACAGCAAGTTCTGGAAGAGTGCCTATACATATCTCGCGAGCTTGATGATGGAATCTCCCGAACAAGCGGAACGGTCGAGGGAATTGTACAATGCGATGAAAACCTATCATCCATTCCTCACATCCAGTGAAGACATTCCATATGTCGCTTTGCTTTCGAATCGGGAAGGGGACGTCCGGGAACGCGCGGAAACGATGAACCGCTATTATAAAGAACTGCGGACTCAAGGGTTTTCAGCCGGCAATCATCTGCAATGGCTGAGCCAAGTGATGACCTTTGACTCGCCGGCGTTTCAAGCGGAAGTGGCGGGGCGTGTCGTGGCGATCCGTGATTTCTTGAAAGCAGAGCGCATCAAAGTGCGCGGGGAGCATTATCCCTTGCTCGGTTTTTTAGCTATCGCGAATGCGGACGGAGCGGCGCTGGCTGCTGTAGTGGAGACGGCCCGTGCACTGGAGGCATCGAAATTATTCCGCTGGTATGGGCAGTGGGTCTTGCCGTCAGCGGTCCAATTGACCATGACAGAATCGGTGGAGCTGCGGGAAAGTGAAGCGGCGGTATTTTCGGCTTCCGTGGAAATGCTTATGCAGGCGCAGCAGGCAGCGATGATGCTGGGGGTGAGCGCGGCAATCGCTTCTTCGAATAATTCGGGGAGCTGA
- a CDS encoding MFS transporter gives MTTVTEKNTKSISQRKLLGVAGLGWLFDAMDVGILAFIIAALHEDWGLTSQQMGWIGGVNSIGMAVGAFVFGIYADRIGRKKIFIITLLLFSLASGISAFTTTLAAFLILRFFVGMGLGGELPVASTLVSESVPAKDRGRVVVLLESFWAAGWLLAAIISYFIIPAYGWRVALLLTALPAFYALYLRLNLPDSPQFTAKKDVLRSVSTNIREVWSKTYRRPTMMLWIVWFTVVFSYYGMFLWLPSVMVMKGFPLIQSFQYVLIMTLAQLPGYFSAAWLIERVGRKFVLVTYLIGTAASALAFGNADTVTALLVSGAFLSFFNLGAWGALYAYSPEQYPTVIRATGTGMAASFGRIGGILGPILVGSMLTAGFGINVIFAIFCVSILIGASAVAFLGTETKQMELE, from the coding sequence ATGACAACTGTTACAGAAAAAAACACAAAATCTATATCACAACGAAAATTATTGGGTGTGGCGGGGCTCGGCTGGCTATTCGACGCAATGGATGTCGGGATCCTGGCATTCATTATTGCGGCACTTCATGAAGATTGGGGGCTTACTTCCCAGCAAATGGGCTGGATCGGCGGCGTCAATTCCATCGGCATGGCGGTCGGTGCATTCGTGTTCGGAATTTATGCCGACCGTATTGGGCGCAAGAAAATCTTCATCATTACCTTATTGCTGTTCTCACTAGCTAGCGGCATCTCGGCATTCACCACAACGCTTGCCGCTTTCTTGATTCTGCGTTTCTTTGTCGGCATGGGGCTTGGGGGAGAATTGCCGGTCGCCTCGACTTTGGTATCGGAAAGCGTCCCGGCAAAAGACCGTGGGCGAGTGGTAGTCCTGTTGGAGAGTTTCTGGGCTGCCGGCTGGTTGTTGGCTGCCATCATTTCTTACTTCATTATTCCGGCGTATGGCTGGCGGGTCGCGCTGTTGCTGACGGCATTGCCTGCATTTTACGCTTTGTACTTGCGCCTCAATTTGCCGGATTCGCCACAATTTACTGCCAAAAAGGATGTACTGCGCTCCGTTTCCACCAATATTCGTGAGGTTTGGTCAAAAACCTATCGGCGTCCAACAATGATGCTGTGGATCGTCTGGTTTACGGTAGTCTTTTCGTATTATGGGATGTTTCTGTGGCTGCCGAGTGTCATGGTGATGAAAGGGTTTCCGCTTATCCAAAGTTTCCAGTATGTATTGATCATGACGCTCGCGCAATTGCCGGGTTATTTTTCCGCTGCCTGGCTGATCGAACGTGTGGGCCGGAAGTTCGTGCTGGTGACTTATTTGATCGGGACAGCTGCTTCTGCATTGGCTTTCGGGAACGCAGACACCGTCACTGCGCTATTGGTATCGGGTGCATTCCTATCGTTCTTCAACCTCGGCGCTTGGGGAGCGCTCTACGCATATTCGCCTGAGCAGTATCCGACAGTTATCCGTGCGACGGGCACAGGGATGGCGGCGTCATTCGGCCGGATCGGCGGTATTCTCGGTCCGATTCTTGTCGGTTCGATGCTGACGGCGGGCTTCGGCATCAACGTCATTTTTGCGATTTTCTGTGTTTCGATTTTGATCGGCGCATCGGCGGTCGCCTTCCTTGGGACTGAGACGAAACAAATGGAATTGGAATGA
- a CDS encoding GNAT family N-acetyltransferase translates to MEWKWYQEISEYMEKARPLLEKREDLYSLFLGVLGQIEQRRYETFFLGLAEDAQGIAALALMTPPHPLQWIVCREGANVEALAANEFRNAEIGVSGVIGDKESAERFAEAWGGPVEIAMDQGLYRIDAVQKKLPKIPGTWRVANRLDAPLLVDWYQLFGEDTGIGNPSQEEAEEKIADFISRKEVFLWEDGGRAVSCMKKARPSKHGITVSFVFTPKELRKKGYARTLVAEITEELLNEYDFAMLYTDLANGTSNKIYQEIGYEQIANPVHLKFGQPERE, encoded by the coding sequence ATGGAGTGGAAATGGTACCAGGAGATTAGCGAATATATGGAAAAAGCACGGCCGCTGCTTGAAAAAAGGGAAGACCTATACAGTTTGTTTCTCGGTGTGCTTGGCCAGATTGAACAGAGACGTTATGAAACCTTTTTTTTAGGACTCGCGGAAGACGCGCAAGGAATTGCAGCATTGGCTTTGATGACGCCTCCCCACCCGTTGCAATGGATTGTCTGTCGTGAAGGTGCGAATGTGGAAGCGTTGGCGGCGAATGAATTCCGCAATGCGGAAATTGGTGTTTCCGGGGTCATCGGGGACAAAGAGAGCGCTGAAAGATTTGCGGAAGCGTGGGGAGGCCCTGTAGAAATCGCAATGGACCAAGGATTGTACCGGATCGACGCAGTGCAGAAGAAATTGCCGAAAATCCCTGGCACCTGGCGAGTGGCGAACCGGCTTGATGCTCCGTTGCTTGTCGATTGGTATCAATTATTCGGTGAAGATACCGGCATCGGCAATCCGTCGCAAGAGGAGGCGGAAGAAAAAATCGCCGACTTCATTTCACGTAAAGAGGTATTTCTTTGGGAAGATGGAGGGCGTGCGGTATCCTGCATGAAAAAAGCGCGGCCATCCAAGCACGGCATCACCGTTTCATTCGTCTTTACGCCCAAAGAGTTGCGAAAAAAAGGCTATGCACGGACGCTTGTGGCCGAAATTACGGAAGAGCTGCTGAATGAGTATGATTTTGCTATGCTTTATACAGACTTGGCAAATGGCACTTCCAATAAGATTTACCAGGAAATCGGCTATGAACAAATCGCGAATCCGGTACACTTGAAATTTGGGCAGCCGGAACGGGAGTAA
- a CDS encoding ABC transporter ATP-binding protein, whose translation MIRFDKVTKRYPDGTEALKDVTVDLPARQLTAIIGPSGCGKTTLMKMVNKLENPTAGAIYIDDEPITGMDEVKLRRSIGYVIQRIGLFPHMTIADNVSLVPKLLNWPADKTDARSKELLQLVGLDPAVFMDRYPLELSGGQQQRVGVVRALAGDPNIVLMDEPFSALDPSSREQLQDELRHLQQEIHKTIIFVTHDMDEALKIADTIVVMKDGQVEQVGTPQQLIDEPANEFVRNFIGTERINQKRSFGDRRLKEFAFLFDGDWAGEAERADAKLSVSDAYQLLEQSGKPRLAVVDEGTLVGFAGERELLRAALHVEKEATA comes from the coding sequence ATGATCCGCTTTGACAAAGTCACGAAACGGTATCCGGACGGTACGGAAGCGTTGAAAGACGTTACGGTTGATTTGCCCGCCCGCCAGCTGACCGCCATTATTGGCCCCAGTGGTTGCGGGAAAACAACCTTAATGAAAATGGTAAACAAGCTGGAAAATCCGACGGCGGGCGCCATATACATAGACGATGAGCCGATCACCGGCATGGACGAGGTGAAGTTAAGGCGGTCGATCGGCTATGTCATTCAGCGCATTGGCTTATTTCCGCATATGACCATCGCCGACAATGTCTCGTTAGTTCCGAAGCTGTTGAATTGGCCCGCTGATAAAACCGACGCACGCTCGAAAGAACTGCTGCAATTAGTCGGGTTGGACCCCGCTGTCTTCATGGATCGCTATCCATTGGAATTGAGCGGCGGCCAGCAGCAGCGTGTCGGCGTTGTTCGGGCACTTGCGGGTGATCCGAACATCGTGCTGATGGATGAGCCGTTTTCGGCGCTCGACCCGAGCAGCCGTGAACAATTGCAGGACGAGCTGCGCCATTTACAGCAAGAAATCCATAAAACGATCATTTTCGTCACCCATGATATGGATGAGGCCTTGAAAATCGCCGATACGATTGTCGTGATGAAAGATGGGCAAGTTGAACAGGTCGGGACGCCGCAGCAATTAATCGATGAGCCCGCCAATGAATTTGTGCGGAACTTTATCGGCACTGAACGCATCAACCAAAAACGTTCATTTGGAGACAGGCGTCTGAAGGAATTCGCGTTTCTCTTCGATGGGGACTGGGCAGGGGAAGCGGAGCGGGCAGATGCCAAATTGTCTGTCAGCGACGCGTACCAGCTATTGGAGCAAAGCGGCAAACCGCGCCTTGCTGTAGTCGATGAAGGAACACTAGTCGGCTTTGCCGGAGAGCGTGAATTATTGAGAGCTGCCCTCCATGTTGAAAAGGAGGCGACTGCATGA
- a CDS encoding ABC transporter permease produces MNAFFDTLVSRQDMIQDAFIEHIYLSFVAVAIGIAIALPTGIMIARYRRFAEPIIGITAIFQTIPSLALFGFLVPVLGIGSPTALIALIIYALLPILRNTYAGIVGVDGSTIEAGRGMGMTRTQILRQIELPLALPFIMAGIRTATVLTVGIATLATFVGAGGLGDIIYRGLQSYNNSLVLAGALPVALLAIGFDLILKWIEKRATPKGLKA; encoded by the coding sequence ATGAATGCATTTTTCGATACACTGGTAAGCCGCCAGGACATGATTCAAGATGCCTTTATTGAACATATCTATTTATCCTTTGTCGCTGTAGCCATCGGCATCGCAATCGCTTTGCCTACGGGTATTATGATTGCCCGCTACCGGCGCTTTGCCGAACCGATCATCGGAATTACCGCTATCTTCCAGACGATACCAAGTCTAGCTTTATTTGGGTTTTTAGTGCCGGTTCTTGGCATCGGTTCTCCGACTGCTTTAATTGCACTGATCATCTACGCGTTATTGCCGATTTTGCGCAATACTTACGCCGGCATTGTCGGAGTCGATGGGTCCACGATTGAAGCAGGGCGTGGAATGGGCATGACGAGAACGCAGATTCTGCGTCAAATTGAATTGCCGTTGGCGCTGCCGTTCATCATGGCAGGCATTCGCACCGCGACGGTTTTGACAGTCGGCATCGCGACGCTCGCGACTTTTGTAGGTGCTGGAGGCCTTGGCGATATCATCTACCGAGGGCTGCAATCGTATAATAATTCGCTGGTGCTTGCAGGTGCATTGCCGGTTGCCTTATTGGCGATCGGGTTTGATTTGATTTTGAAATGGATTGAAAAACGCGCCACGCCAAAAGGATTGAAAGCTTAA
- a CDS encoding glycine betaine ABC transporter substrate-binding protein yields MKKTAFGVLLGTSAILAACSGGAESEPIVIGGKPWTEQYILPHILGQYIEANSDYSVEYEEGLGEVSILTPALEQGDIDLYVEYTGTGLKDVLKRESTPGQSSEEVLEEVRAGYEEELDATWLEPLGFENGYTLAYAKDYDAETYSDLAEISQSEDMTFGAPHPFYERQGDGYDDMVATYPFEFSATESFDPAIMYEAVQNGDVDVIPAFTTDSRIDLFDLETTEDDQSFFPKYDAVPVVRMETLEEYPELEGLLNELAGQITEEEMLAMNSRVDVDQEIPNEVARDFLIEKGLIEE; encoded by the coding sequence ATGAAAAAAACAGCATTTGGCGTATTGCTCGGCACATCTGCGATTCTTGCTGCTTGCAGCGGCGGCGCAGAGTCGGAACCTATCGTCATCGGGGGCAAGCCGTGGACAGAACAGTATATCCTGCCGCATATTCTAGGACAGTATATCGAAGCAAATTCGGATTATAGCGTGGAATACGAAGAAGGGCTTGGGGAAGTGTCGATCTTGACACCAGCACTTGAGCAAGGCGATATCGACCTGTACGTCGAATACACGGGAACCGGCCTGAAAGATGTATTGAAGCGCGAATCGACGCCAGGACAATCATCTGAAGAAGTATTGGAAGAAGTGCGAGCGGGCTATGAAGAAGAACTTGATGCTACATGGCTCGAACCGCTCGGATTTGAAAATGGCTATACCTTGGCCTACGCTAAAGATTACGATGCGGAAACCTATTCAGACCTTGCGGAAATCTCGCAATCGGAAGACATGACCTTCGGAGCGCCGCATCCGTTTTATGAGCGGCAAGGAGACGGCTACGATGATATGGTCGCGACTTATCCGTTCGAGTTTTCAGCGACTGAAAGCTTCGACCCGGCCATTATGTATGAAGCGGTCCAAAACGGTGATGTCGACGTCATCCCGGCTTTCACTACAGACAGCCGTATCGACTTGTTCGACTTAGAGACGACAGAAGACGACCAGTCGTTCTTCCCGAAATACGACGCTGTACCGGTCGTCCGGATGGAAACGCTCGAAGAATATCCGGAGCTTGAGGGCTTGTTGAATGAGCTCGCCGGGCAAATCACGGAAGAAGAGATGCTCGCGATGAATTCGCGCGTGGATGTGGACCAAGAAATCCCGAACGAAGTAGCGCGTGACTTCCTAATTGAAAAAGGCTTGATCGAAGAATGA
- a CDS encoding thiolase family protein → MKEVVIVEGVRSSIGRRKGQFREMRPDELAAVVLEELVSRAGVDKGMVEDVILGCVSQSGEQGGNIARTAALIAGFPDFVPGVTIDRQCGSSQQAVHFGAQAILSGDMDIVIAGGVESMTRVPMFSNMQGAKPSKKLTDQYEIINQGLSAERIAEKWGFSRQQLDAYAVKSHERAQKAIDRGLYDKEIVSVDVPDEQGGFQQVTTDEGPRPGTTEEVLAGLKPAFDEQGVITAGNASQMSDGASAVLLMSKEKAGELGLKPKARIIARTVVGSDPTLMLTGPIAATKKVLEKAGLSIEDIDRYEVNEAFAPVPLAWLSDIGGDPDKLNVNGGAIALGHPLGATGTKLLVSLVHELERSGSRYGLLAICEGMGMANATIIERMS, encoded by the coding sequence ATGAAAGAAGTAGTTATCGTTGAAGGTGTCCGGTCGTCAATTGGCAGGCGCAAAGGGCAATTCCGGGAGATGCGCCCGGACGAATTGGCAGCTGTCGTGCTGGAAGAGTTGGTGAGCCGTGCGGGAGTCGATAAAGGCATGGTGGAAGACGTCATTCTCGGCTGCGTTTCTCAATCGGGTGAGCAAGGCGGCAATATCGCCAGAACGGCGGCATTGATTGCCGGATTCCCGGACTTTGTGCCGGGTGTCACCATCGACCGCCAATGCGGATCGAGCCAGCAAGCTGTTCATTTCGGTGCGCAGGCGATTCTTTCAGGTGATATGGACATTGTCATTGCAGGCGGTGTGGAAAGCATGACGCGCGTCCCGATGTTCTCCAATATGCAAGGCGCAAAGCCGAGTAAAAAACTGACCGATCAATACGAAATCATCAATCAAGGCTTGTCAGCAGAGCGCATTGCCGAAAAATGGGGGTTCAGCCGCCAGCAATTGGATGCTTATGCAGTAAAGAGCCACGAACGTGCACAAAAAGCGATCGATAGGGGGCTTTACGACAAGGAAATCGTCTCAGTTGATGTACCGGACGAGCAAGGCGGTTTCCAGCAAGTCACGACAGATGAAGGACCCAGACCTGGGACGACCGAAGAAGTGCTCGCCGGCTTAAAGCCAGCATTCGATGAACAAGGTGTCATCACAGCAGGCAACGCCAGTCAAATGAGCGACGGGGCGTCCGCCGTCTTGTTGATGTCGAAAGAAAAAGCCGGCGAACTCGGATTGAAACCGAAAGCGCGCATCATTGCCCGCACAGTGGTCGGCTCGGATCCGACTTTGATGCTGACGGGGCCCATCGCCGCGACGAAAAAAGTGCTGGAGAAAGCCGGGCTGTCAATCGAAGATATCGACCGCTATGAAGTGAATGAAGCATTTGCGCCTGTTCCGCTCGCGTGGCTATCGGATATCGGGGGAGATCCGGACAAGCTCAATGTCAACGGCGGCGCCATCGCACTCGGGCATCCTCTAGGTGCGACCGGCACAAAATTATTGGTGTCGCTTGTGCATGAACTCGAACGCTCTGGCAGCCGCTACGGCTTGCTGGCGATTTGCGAAGGCATGGGAATGGCCAATGCAACGATCATTGAACGAATGAGTTAA
- a CDS encoding SDR family NAD(P)-dependent oxidoreductase, which produces MDFSNVTAIVTGGASGLGEATVRHIAENGGRAIIFDLNEARAQQVIADFSKGQVGYFETDVTNALEVEGNVKKAVDQLGSVNLLVNCAGIGTPGKVVSKGQPLALERFEQVIQVNLVGSFNVLRAVAAAMQKNVSNEGGERGVIISTASVAAFEGQIGQAAYSASKGGIVSMTLPIARELARDGIRVMAIAPGLMKTPMFDGLPESAIASLSATVPFPARLGHPAEYAKLVESIVENPLLNGEVIRLDGAIRMQPK; this is translated from the coding sequence ATGGATTTTTCAAATGTGACAGCTATCGTCACGGGCGGCGCATCAGGTCTTGGTGAAGCGACAGTGCGCCATATCGCAGAAAACGGCGGGCGGGCGATCATCTTTGATTTGAACGAAGCGCGTGCGCAACAGGTGATAGCCGATTTTAGCAAAGGGCAAGTCGGTTACTTCGAAACGGATGTGACAAACGCACTGGAAGTGGAGGGAAATGTAAAAAAGGCAGTCGATCAGCTTGGCTCTGTCAATCTCCTGGTCAATTGCGCAGGCATTGGCACACCCGGAAAAGTCGTATCGAAAGGGCAGCCGCTTGCGCTCGAGCGTTTCGAACAAGTCATCCAAGTCAATTTGGTCGGCAGTTTCAACGTCTTGCGCGCTGTAGCGGCGGCTATGCAAAAGAACGTGTCGAATGAAGGCGGCGAACGCGGTGTCATCATCTCGACCGCATCCGTTGCCGCATTTGAAGGGCAGATCGGGCAAGCGGCCTATAGCGCATCAAAAGGCGGCATTGTCTCGATGACCTTGCCGATTGCGCGTGAATTGGCGCGTGACGGCATCCGCGTCATGGCCATTGCGCCGGGTCTCATGAAAACGCCGATGTTCGACGGCTTGCCGGAATCCGCCATCGCTTCGCTTTCTGCGACCGTGCCATTTCCGGCGCGTCTCGGGCATCCTGCTGAATACGCAAAATTGGTCGAGAGCATTGTTGAAAATCCATTATTGAATGGCGAAGTGATCCGCTTGGACGGCGCAATCCGCATGCAGCCGAAATAA
- a CDS encoding acyl-CoA dehydrogenase family protein yields MARYRFEEEEHTMFRKSLRKFLEKEAVPQYDQWEKDRLIPKSFWRQLGDMGFLCPQVEEQYGGLGLDFRYGVIIGEEMERVGASLTGVGLHNDITVPYIEAYGTEQQKQDWLPGCISGEYITAIAMTEPGAGSDLANISATAVKDGDYYIVNGQKTFITNGINSTHVLVVVKTDLKAEPKHKGISLLMVEEGTPGFTKGRKLDKVGLHAQDTSELYFEDCKVPAANLVGEENKGFTYLMEKLQQERLVVALAAQIASEDMLEMTMDYVKSRKAFGKPISAFQNTQFKLVEMATEIELGKAFLESLIEEHMAGKDVVSKVSMAKYWLTETAKKISGECMQLHGGYGYMEEYKIARRYRDIPVAAIYAGSNEIMKTIIAKRMGL; encoded by the coding sequence ATGGCAAGATACCGCTTTGAAGAAGAAGAGCATACAATGTTCCGTAAATCCTTGCGCAAGTTTTTGGAAAAAGAAGCGGTGCCGCAATACGATCAATGGGAAAAAGACCGCCTGATCCCGAAATCGTTCTGGAGGCAGCTTGGCGATATGGGCTTTTTATGCCCTCAAGTCGAAGAACAGTACGGCGGGCTTGGCCTTGATTTCCGCTACGGCGTCATTATCGGTGAAGAAATGGAGCGAGTGGGGGCGAGCTTGACGGGTGTCGGGCTGCATAATGATATTACCGTGCCTTATATTGAAGCATATGGAACAGAGCAACAGAAACAGGATTGGCTGCCGGGTTGTATCAGCGGCGAATACATCACTGCGATTGCGATGACGGAACCAGGTGCTGGGTCAGACCTCGCCAATATTTCCGCCACGGCTGTAAAAGACGGCGACTATTATATCGTCAACGGCCAGAAAACCTTTATTACCAACGGCATCAATTCGACGCATGTGCTGGTTGTCGTCAAGACCGACCTGAAAGCGGAACCGAAGCATAAAGGCATTTCCTTGTTGATGGTCGAAGAAGGGACGCCTGGGTTTACGAAAGGGCGCAAGCTTGATAAAGTCGGGCTTCATGCGCAAGATACGTCTGAACTGTATTTCGAGGATTGCAAAGTCCCGGCCGCCAACCTGGTCGGCGAAGAAAACAAAGGCTTTACATACTTGATGGAAAAATTGCAGCAGGAGCGGCTCGTCGTGGCGCTTGCCGCGCAAATCGCATCGGAAGATATGCTGGAGATGACAATGGATTATGTGAAATCACGCAAAGCATTCGGCAAGCCGATCAGCGCATTCCAGAACACCCAATTCAAACTAGTCGAAATGGCGACCGAAATCGAACTCGGCAAAGCGTTTCTCGAATCCTTAATCGAAGAGCATATGGCCGGAAAAGACGTCGTCTCGAAAGTGTCGATGGCAAAATACTGGCTGACGGAAACGGCGAAGAAAATCTCGGGCGAATGCATGCAATTACACGGCGGCTACGGGTATATGGAAGAATACAAAATCGCCCGGCGCTACCGCGACATTCCAGTCGCAGCAATTTATGCCGGTTCGAATGAAATCATGAAAACCATCATCGCCAAACGGATGGGCCTCTAG
- the trpD gene encoding anthranilate phosphoribosyltransferase, with translation MSRAENMNEHTMKQRALKLLEGRMDRQQMKNFLNELHEKGETADELVGMVLAMREKAVKLPEMAGELVDVCGTGGDKSFSFNISTLTAFVLAGCGMSVAKHGNRSVSSKTGSSDLLEEIGISTQLAVEELPALVEQTGIAFLFAPAIHPALGGLREVRKEIGTPTIFNLVGPLANPLPIAIQMSGVYRPDMMEPMADALMRLGRKRGAIVHGAGGLDELSLAGTNQLIVFDEQGKRSMTVHPHEVGLETAPIEAIRGGDSKRNAEIFKEVIGGTPSAYLDTVALNAGTVLYVSGRAASISEGVHQARKSIISGETARVYELHRLASGVLV, from the coding sequence ATGAGCAGAGCAGAGAATATGAATGAACATACAATGAAACAGCGAGCATTGAAATTATTGGAAGGGCGTATGGACCGCCAGCAGATGAAAAATTTCTTGAATGAATTGCACGAAAAAGGCGAGACGGCTGATGAATTGGTCGGCATGGTCCTGGCAATGCGTGAGAAAGCAGTGAAGCTTCCGGAAATGGCAGGCGAGCTGGTGGATGTTTGCGGAACCGGCGGCGACAAATCCTTTAGCTTCAATATCAGCACATTGACGGCTTTCGTCTTGGCGGGCTGCGGCATGAGCGTCGCAAAGCACGGCAACCGAAGCGTTTCCAGCAAAACGGGCAGCTCTGATTTATTGGAAGAGATCGGGATTTCCACCCAATTGGCTGTAGAGGAACTGCCGGCACTCGTCGAACAGACAGGCATCGCCTTTTTGTTCGCGCCAGCGATCCATCCGGCACTCGGTGGCTTGCGCGAAGTGCGCAAGGAAATCGGCACGCCGACCATTTTCAACTTGGTCGGCCCGCTGGCGAATCCTTTGCCGATCGCCATCCAAATGAGCGGCGTCTATCGCCCGGACATGATGGAACCGATGGCCGATGCCTTGATGCGTCTTGGCAGAAAGCGCGGGGCGATTGTCCACGGGGCAGGCGGGCTGGATGAATTATCTCTTGCTGGAACTAACCAATTGATCGTCTTTGACGAACAAGGCAAGCGCAGCATGACGGTCCATCCTCACGAAGTTGGGCTTGAAACCGCGCCGATCGAGGCGATTCGCGGCGGCGATTCGAAGCGCAATGCAGAGATCTTCAAAGAAGTCATCGGCGGAACGCCGAGCGCTTATTTGGACACGGTAGCATTGAACGCGGGAACGGTCCTTTATGTGAGCGGCCGTGCCGCAAGCATTTCAGAAGGCGTGCATCAGGCGCGCAAATCCATTATTTCAGGAGAAACGGCGCGTGTGTATGAATTGCACCGCCTAGCATCGGGGGTGCTCGTATGA